The following are encoded in a window of Oreochromis aureus strain Israel breed Guangdong linkage group 10, ZZ_aureus, whole genome shotgun sequence genomic DNA:
- the mink1 gene encoding misshapen-like kinase 1 isoform X3 translates to MSENAPTRSLDDIDLAALRDPAGIFELVEVVGNGTYGQVYKGRHVKTGQLAAIKVMDVTEEEEEEIKAEINMLKKYSHHRNIATYYGAFVKKSPPGHDDQLWLVMEFCGAGSVTDLVKNTKGSSLKEDWIAYICREILRGLSHLHAHKVIHRDIKGQNVLLTENAEVKLVDFGVSAQLDRTVGRRNTFIGTPYWMAPEVIACDENPDSTYDYRSDIWSLGITAIEMAEGAPPLCDMHPMRALFLIPRNPPPKLKSKKWSKKFIDFIESCLVKTYPSRPSTEQLLKHSFIRDQPTERQVRIQLKDHIDRTRKKRGEKEETEYEYSGSDEEEDNRGDDRESSSILNVPGESTLRRDFQRLQQENKERSEAHKRQQAQLAAQRRDPEEHKRQLLHDRQKRIEEQKEQRRRLEEQQRKQGEMVRQQEKGPHRRLDDMRREEDRRLAEREQEFIRHKLEEEQRQLEILQQQLLQEQALLMEYKRKQLEEQRQSERLQRQLQQEHAYLVSLQQQQQEKKPQLYHYNKNLEPNNKPTWAREVEERSKLNRQGSPKICTTVSDTAIQSRSDSISQSGAVQSAQTPPMQRPVEPQGGQGKFQMAHLVPLKPYAAPVPRSQSLCDQPTKTMSAFPTQDPSLTPTPRPIHSRELVRQNSDPTSETQAPQAHQIREDRGPWIRLPDVELPPKIPQRTASIATALNTNLTSGIRHPVRASNPDLSRNDRWERGDSMSIISNLPQTGSLERHRILSSSKMDSPILSHDPRHKPGESRTSSRPGRPADHGLFAKERAEEPPRPPVKANDYSSSSESSESSEESESGEGAEEEESPTDRHRDADTDSVNTMVVHEDEGEAGEGEQAGGYGDQTMLVQRTPEKRSHNGYTNLPDVVQPSHSPTDSATHSSPGKDSVYDYQSRGLVKASGKSSFTTFVDLGMYQSPGGTGDNISVSGSRFDQLKMEVRKGSMVNVNPTNTRPPNDTPEIRKYKKRFNSEILCAALWGVNLLVGTENGLKLLDRSGQGKVYPLINSRRFQQMDVLEGLNLLITISGKKNKVRVYYLAWLRNKILHNDPEVEKKQGWTTVGEMEGCVHYKVVKYERIKFLVIALKNAVEVYAWAPKPYHKFMAFKSFSDLPHRPVLVDLTVEEGQRLKVIYGSCAGFHAIDVDSGNNYDIYIPVHIQSQVTPHAIVFLPSSDGMEMLLCYEDEGVYVNTYGRIIKDVVLQWGEMPTSVAHICSNQIMGWGEKAIEIRSVETGHLDGVFMHKRAQRLKFLCERNDKVFFASVRSGGSSQVYFMTLNRNCIMNW, encoded by the exons ATGTCTGAAAACGCCCCCACAAGAAGCCTGGATGACATAGACCTCGCAGCTCTGAGG GATCCAGCAGGAATCTTCGAGCTGGTCGAGGTCGTTGGCAATGGCACATATGGACAGGTGTACAAG GGACGTCACGTGAAGACGGGCCAGCTGGCTGCCATCAAGGTGATGGATGTtacagaggaggaagaagaggagatcAAGGCTGAAATAAACATGCTGAAAAAATACAGCCATCACCGCAACATAGCCACATACTACGGTGCCTTTGTCAAGAAGAGTCCGCCGGGACACGACGACCAGCTTTGG CTGGTGATGGAGTTTTGTGGGGCGGGGTCAGTGACCGACCTGGTGAAAAACACTAAGGGCAGCTCTCTAAAGGAGGACTGGATTGCTTACATCTGCAGAGAGATCCTAAGG GGTCTCTCTCACCTCCATGCCCATAAAGTTATCCACAGAGACATCAAGGGCCAGAACGTTCTGCTAACAGAGAATGCAGAGGTCAAACTGG TCGATTTTGGGGTCAGCGCCCAGTTGGACAGGACAGTTGGGCGAAGAAACACCTTTATTGGCACACCGTACTGGATGGCACCTGAGGTCATTGCCTGCGATGAGAATCCTGACTCCACCTATGACTACAGG AGTGATATTTGGTCCTTGGGAATCACAGCTATTGAGATGGCCGAAGGAGCTCCTC CCTTGTGTGACATGCACCCAATGAGAGCCCTCTTCCTGATCCCCAGGAACCCCCCTCCAAAACTTAAATCGAAGAAGTG GTCCAAGAAATTTATTGACTTTATAGAGAGCTGCCTTGTGAAGACATATCCCAGCCGGCCATCCACGGAGCAGCTGCTCAAGCATTCCTTCATCAGGGATCAGCCCACTGAACGCCAGGTCCGAATTCAACTCAAAGACCATATTGACCGTACACGCAAAAAAAGGGGAGAGAAGG AAGAAACAGAGTACGAGTACAGTGGtagtgatgaagaggaggacaaTCGTGGAGATGACAGAGAGTCAAG TTCAATCCTCAATGTGCCGGGTGAGTCCACCTTGCGACGGGACTTCCAGCGTCTGCAGCAGGAGAACAAAGAGCGCTCGGAGGCTCACAAGAGGCAGCAGGCCCAACTGGCAGCTCAGCGCCGGGACCCCGAGGAGCACAAGAGGCAACTGTTGCATGACCGACAGAAACGCATCGAAGAACAGAAGGAACAGCGTCGCAGACTTGAAGAG CAACAGAGAAAACAGGGAGAGATGGTGAGGCAGCAAGAAAAGGGTCCCCATCGGAGACTTGACGATATGAGACGGGAGGAAGATAGGAGGCTGGCAGAGAGGGAGCAG GAGTTTATCAGGCATAAGTTAGAAGAGGAGCAGCGGCAGTTAGAAATCCTCCAACAGCAGTTGCTTCAGGAGCAAGCGCTGTTAATG GAATATAAACGCAAGCAGCTCGAGGAACAGCGTCAGTCCGAGCGGCTGCAGAGACAGCTGCAACAGGAACATGCCTACCTGGTGTCCctgcaacaacagcagcaagaaaaGAAACCTCAGCTTTACCACTACAACAAAAACCTGGAGCCCAACAACAAACCGACTTGGGCCCGCGAG gtggaggagaggagtAAGCTCAACAGACAGGGCTCACCCAAAATCTGCACTACTGTCTCCGACACTGCCATCCAGTCACGCTCTGACTCAATCAGCCAGTCAGGAGCGGTCCAGTCTGCGCAGACCCCACCGATGCAAAGGCCTGTTGAACCCCAAGGAGGGCAGGGCAAG TTCCAGATGGCTCACTTGGTTCCTCTGAAGCCTTATGCTGCCCCTGTCCCTCGCTCTCAGTCACTCTGTGACCAGCCCACTAAGACCATGTCCGCCTTCCCTACCCAGGATCCTTCCCTGACCCCCACACCCCGCCCTATCCACTCTAGAGAGTTGGTGCGTCAGAATTCAGACCCCACTTCTGAAACCCAGGCACCACAGGCACACCAAATCAGAGAGGATCGTGGCCCGTGGATCCGCCTGCCGGATGTAGAACTTCCACCCAAG attcCACAGAGGACGGCGTCTATCGCCACAGCTCTCAACACCAACCTAACCTCTGGTATAAGGCACCCAGTAAGAGCCAG CAATCCAGATCTCAGTCGCAATGATCGCTGGGAGAGAGGAGACAGCATGAGCATCATATCCAATCTTCCCCAGACGGGCAGTTTAGAGAGGCATCGCATCCTCA gttccTCCAAAATGGATTCGCCCATTCTCTCCCACGATCCTCGTCACAAGCCAGGAGAATCTCGAACCTCCTCCCGGCCTGGGCGTCCTGCT GATCATGGCCTCTTTGCCAAGGAGCGTGCCGAGGAGCCGCCAAGACCTCCGGTCAAAGCCAACGATTACTCGTCCTCTTCGGAAAGCAGCGAGAGTAGTGAAGAAAGTGAAAGCGGCGAgggagcagaggaggaagaaagcCCCACAGATCG CCACAGAGATGCAGACACTGATTCAGTCAACACCATGGTGGTTCATGAAGATGAGGGCGAGGCAGGAGAAGGAGAGCAAGCTGGAGGCTATGGGGATCAGACCATGCTGGTACAGAGG ACCCCAGAGAAGCGCAGCCATAACGGATACACTAACTTGCCAGATGTGGTGCAGCCCTCTCACTCCCCCACTGACTCAGCCACTCACTCCTCTCCTGGGAAGGACTCTGTTTACGAT TATCAGTCCAGAGGTTTGGTTAAGGCATCTGGCAAATCCTCTTTCACTACCTTTGTGGATCTGGGAATGTACCAGTCACCAGGAGGTACAGGCGATAACATATCTGTCAGTG GTTCCAGGTTTGATCAGCTGAAGATGGAAGTGAGGAAAGGATCCATGGTGAATGTCAATCCCACCAACACACGCCCTCCTAATGACACACCAGAGATTCGCAAGTATAAGAAGAGGTTCAACTCTGAGATCCTGTGTGCTGCACTTTGGG GTGTGAACCTTTTGGTAGGCACGGAGAATGGTTTGAAGCTACTGGATCGTAGTGGTCAGGGCAAGGTGTACCCCCTCATCAACTCACGCAGGTTCCAGCAGATGGACGTCCTGGAGGGCCTCAACCTGCTCATCACCATATCAG gcaagaaaaacaaagtgcGTGTCTACTACCTGGCATGGCTGAGGAATAAGATCCTCCACAATGATCCTGAGGTAGAAAAGAAGCAGGGTTGGACCACAGTGGGAGAGATGGAGGGCTGTGTACACTACAAAGTGG TGAAATACGAGAGGATAAAGTTCCTGGTGATTGCTTTGAAGAATGCGGTGGAAGTTTATGCTTGGGCGCCCAAACCTTATCACAAATTCATGGCCTTCAAG TCTTTTTCAGATTTGCCACACAGGCCTGTCTTGGTCGACTTGACAGTGGAGGAAGGCCAGAGGTTGAAGGTCATCTATGGATCTTGCGCTGGCTTCCACGCCATCGATGTGGACTCTGGAAACAACTATGATATTTATATTCCCGTTCAC ATCCAGAGCCAAGTGACACCACACGCAATCGTGTTCCTGCCCAGCTCAGACGGCATGGAGATGCTGCTGTGCTACGAGGACGAGGGCGTCTACGTCAACACATATGGGCGCATAATAAAGGACGTTGTCCTGCAGTGGGGCGAGATGCCTACATCTGTTG CTCATATCTGCTCAAACCAGATCATGGGTTGGGGAGAAAAGGCCATTGAGATCCGCTCTGTGGAGACTGGCCACTTGGACGGTGTTTTTATGCACAAAAGAGCTCAGCGGCTGAAGTTCCTTTGCGAGAGAAATGACAAG GTGTTTTTCGCATCAGTGCGGTCTGGAGGCAGCAGCCAGGTGTACTTCATGACGTTGAACAGGAACTGCATCATGAACTGGTGA
- the mink1 gene encoding misshapen-like kinase 1 isoform X1 encodes MSENAPTRSLDDIDLAALRDPAGIFELVEVVGNGTYGQVYKGRHVKTGQLAAIKVMDVTEEEEEEIKAEINMLKKYSHHRNIATYYGAFVKKSPPGHDDQLWLVMEFCGAGSVTDLVKNTKGSSLKEDWIAYICREILRGLSHLHAHKVIHRDIKGQNVLLTENAEVKLVDFGVSAQLDRTVGRRNTFIGTPYWMAPEVIACDENPDSTYDYRSDIWSLGITAIEMAEGAPPLCDMHPMRALFLIPRNPPPKLKSKKWSKKFIDFIESCLVKTYPSRPSTEQLLKHSFIRDQPTERQVRIQLKDHIDRTRKKRGEKEETEYEYSGSDEEEDNRGDDRESSSILNVPGESTLRRDFQRLQQENKERSEAHKRQQAQLAAQRRDPEEHKRQLLHDRQKRIEEQKEQRRRLEEQQRKQGEMVRQQEKGPHRRLDDMRREEDRRLAEREQEFIRHKLEEEQRQLEILQQQLLQEQALLMEYKRKQLEEQRQSERLQRQLQQEHAYLVSLQQQQQEKKPQLYHYNKNLEPNNKPTWAREVEERSKLNRQGSPKICTTVSDTAIQSRSDSISQSGAVQSAQTPPMQRPVEPQGGQGKFQMAHLVPLKPYAAPVPRSQSLCDQPTKTMSAFPTQDPSLTPTPRPIHSRELVRQNSDPTSETQAPQAHQIREDRGPWIRLPDVELPPKIPQRTASIATALNTNLTSGIRHPVRASNPDLSRNDRWERGDSMSIISNLPQTGSLERHRILSSSKMDSPILSHDPRHKPGESRTSSRPGRPASYKRAIGEDHGLFAKERAEEPPRPPVKANDYSSSSESSESSEESESGEGAEEEESPTDRHRDADTDSVNTMVVHEDEGEAGEGEQAGGYGDQTMLVQRTPEKRSHNGYTNLPDVVQPSHSPTDSATHSSPGKDSVYDYQSRGLVKASGKSSFTTFVDLGMYQSPGGTGDNISVSGSRFDQLKMEVRKGSMVNVNPTNTRPPNDTPEIRKYKKRFNSEILCAALWGVNLLVGTENGLKLLDRSGQGKVYPLINSRRFQQMDVLEGLNLLITISGKKNKVRVYYLAWLRNKILHNDPEVEKKQGWTTVGEMEGCVHYKVVKYERIKFLVIALKNAVEVYAWAPKPYHKFMAFKSFSDLPHRPVLVDLTVEEGQRLKVIYGSCAGFHAIDVDSGNNYDIYIPVHIQSQVTPHAIVFLPSSDGMEMLLCYEDEGVYVNTYGRIIKDVVLQWGEMPTSVAHICSNQIMGWGEKAIEIRSVETGHLDGVFMHKRAQRLKFLCERNDKVFFASVRSGGSSQVYFMTLNRNCIMNW; translated from the exons ATGTCTGAAAACGCCCCCACAAGAAGCCTGGATGACATAGACCTCGCAGCTCTGAGG GATCCAGCAGGAATCTTCGAGCTGGTCGAGGTCGTTGGCAATGGCACATATGGACAGGTGTACAAG GGACGTCACGTGAAGACGGGCCAGCTGGCTGCCATCAAGGTGATGGATGTtacagaggaggaagaagaggagatcAAGGCTGAAATAAACATGCTGAAAAAATACAGCCATCACCGCAACATAGCCACATACTACGGTGCCTTTGTCAAGAAGAGTCCGCCGGGACACGACGACCAGCTTTGG CTGGTGATGGAGTTTTGTGGGGCGGGGTCAGTGACCGACCTGGTGAAAAACACTAAGGGCAGCTCTCTAAAGGAGGACTGGATTGCTTACATCTGCAGAGAGATCCTAAGG GGTCTCTCTCACCTCCATGCCCATAAAGTTATCCACAGAGACATCAAGGGCCAGAACGTTCTGCTAACAGAGAATGCAGAGGTCAAACTGG TCGATTTTGGGGTCAGCGCCCAGTTGGACAGGACAGTTGGGCGAAGAAACACCTTTATTGGCACACCGTACTGGATGGCACCTGAGGTCATTGCCTGCGATGAGAATCCTGACTCCACCTATGACTACAGG AGTGATATTTGGTCCTTGGGAATCACAGCTATTGAGATGGCCGAAGGAGCTCCTC CCTTGTGTGACATGCACCCAATGAGAGCCCTCTTCCTGATCCCCAGGAACCCCCCTCCAAAACTTAAATCGAAGAAGTG GTCCAAGAAATTTATTGACTTTATAGAGAGCTGCCTTGTGAAGACATATCCCAGCCGGCCATCCACGGAGCAGCTGCTCAAGCATTCCTTCATCAGGGATCAGCCCACTGAACGCCAGGTCCGAATTCAACTCAAAGACCATATTGACCGTACACGCAAAAAAAGGGGAGAGAAGG AAGAAACAGAGTACGAGTACAGTGGtagtgatgaagaggaggacaaTCGTGGAGATGACAGAGAGTCAAG TTCAATCCTCAATGTGCCGGGTGAGTCCACCTTGCGACGGGACTTCCAGCGTCTGCAGCAGGAGAACAAAGAGCGCTCGGAGGCTCACAAGAGGCAGCAGGCCCAACTGGCAGCTCAGCGCCGGGACCCCGAGGAGCACAAGAGGCAACTGTTGCATGACCGACAGAAACGCATCGAAGAACAGAAGGAACAGCGTCGCAGACTTGAAGAG CAACAGAGAAAACAGGGAGAGATGGTGAGGCAGCAAGAAAAGGGTCCCCATCGGAGACTTGACGATATGAGACGGGAGGAAGATAGGAGGCTGGCAGAGAGGGAGCAG GAGTTTATCAGGCATAAGTTAGAAGAGGAGCAGCGGCAGTTAGAAATCCTCCAACAGCAGTTGCTTCAGGAGCAAGCGCTGTTAATG GAATATAAACGCAAGCAGCTCGAGGAACAGCGTCAGTCCGAGCGGCTGCAGAGACAGCTGCAACAGGAACATGCCTACCTGGTGTCCctgcaacaacagcagcaagaaaaGAAACCTCAGCTTTACCACTACAACAAAAACCTGGAGCCCAACAACAAACCGACTTGGGCCCGCGAG gtggaggagaggagtAAGCTCAACAGACAGGGCTCACCCAAAATCTGCACTACTGTCTCCGACACTGCCATCCAGTCACGCTCTGACTCAATCAGCCAGTCAGGAGCGGTCCAGTCTGCGCAGACCCCACCGATGCAAAGGCCTGTTGAACCCCAAGGAGGGCAGGGCAAG TTCCAGATGGCTCACTTGGTTCCTCTGAAGCCTTATGCTGCCCCTGTCCCTCGCTCTCAGTCACTCTGTGACCAGCCCACTAAGACCATGTCCGCCTTCCCTACCCAGGATCCTTCCCTGACCCCCACACCCCGCCCTATCCACTCTAGAGAGTTGGTGCGTCAGAATTCAGACCCCACTTCTGAAACCCAGGCACCACAGGCACACCAAATCAGAGAGGATCGTGGCCCGTGGATCCGCCTGCCGGATGTAGAACTTCCACCCAAG attcCACAGAGGACGGCGTCTATCGCCACAGCTCTCAACACCAACCTAACCTCTGGTATAAGGCACCCAGTAAGAGCCAG CAATCCAGATCTCAGTCGCAATGATCGCTGGGAGAGAGGAGACAGCATGAGCATCATATCCAATCTTCCCCAGACGGGCAGTTTAGAGAGGCATCGCATCCTCA gttccTCCAAAATGGATTCGCCCATTCTCTCCCACGATCCTCGTCACAAGCCAGGAGAATCTCGAACCTCCTCCCGGCCTGGGCGTCCTGCT AGTTACAAGAGAGCTATAGGGGAG GATCATGGCCTCTTTGCCAAGGAGCGTGCCGAGGAGCCGCCAAGACCTCCGGTCAAAGCCAACGATTACTCGTCCTCTTCGGAAAGCAGCGAGAGTAGTGAAGAAAGTGAAAGCGGCGAgggagcagaggaggaagaaagcCCCACAGATCG CCACAGAGATGCAGACACTGATTCAGTCAACACCATGGTGGTTCATGAAGATGAGGGCGAGGCAGGAGAAGGAGAGCAAGCTGGAGGCTATGGGGATCAGACCATGCTGGTACAGAGG ACCCCAGAGAAGCGCAGCCATAACGGATACACTAACTTGCCAGATGTGGTGCAGCCCTCTCACTCCCCCACTGACTCAGCCACTCACTCCTCTCCTGGGAAGGACTCTGTTTACGAT TATCAGTCCAGAGGTTTGGTTAAGGCATCTGGCAAATCCTCTTTCACTACCTTTGTGGATCTGGGAATGTACCAGTCACCAGGAGGTACAGGCGATAACATATCTGTCAGTG GTTCCAGGTTTGATCAGCTGAAGATGGAAGTGAGGAAAGGATCCATGGTGAATGTCAATCCCACCAACACACGCCCTCCTAATGACACACCAGAGATTCGCAAGTATAAGAAGAGGTTCAACTCTGAGATCCTGTGTGCTGCACTTTGGG GTGTGAACCTTTTGGTAGGCACGGAGAATGGTTTGAAGCTACTGGATCGTAGTGGTCAGGGCAAGGTGTACCCCCTCATCAACTCACGCAGGTTCCAGCAGATGGACGTCCTGGAGGGCCTCAACCTGCTCATCACCATATCAG gcaagaaaaacaaagtgcGTGTCTACTACCTGGCATGGCTGAGGAATAAGATCCTCCACAATGATCCTGAGGTAGAAAAGAAGCAGGGTTGGACCACAGTGGGAGAGATGGAGGGCTGTGTACACTACAAAGTGG TGAAATACGAGAGGATAAAGTTCCTGGTGATTGCTTTGAAGAATGCGGTGGAAGTTTATGCTTGGGCGCCCAAACCTTATCACAAATTCATGGCCTTCAAG TCTTTTTCAGATTTGCCACACAGGCCTGTCTTGGTCGACTTGACAGTGGAGGAAGGCCAGAGGTTGAAGGTCATCTATGGATCTTGCGCTGGCTTCCACGCCATCGATGTGGACTCTGGAAACAACTATGATATTTATATTCCCGTTCAC ATCCAGAGCCAAGTGACACCACACGCAATCGTGTTCCTGCCCAGCTCAGACGGCATGGAGATGCTGCTGTGCTACGAGGACGAGGGCGTCTACGTCAACACATATGGGCGCATAATAAAGGACGTTGTCCTGCAGTGGGGCGAGATGCCTACATCTGTTG CTCATATCTGCTCAAACCAGATCATGGGTTGGGGAGAAAAGGCCATTGAGATCCGCTCTGTGGAGACTGGCCACTTGGACGGTGTTTTTATGCACAAAAGAGCTCAGCGGCTGAAGTTCCTTTGCGAGAGAAATGACAAG GTGTTTTTCGCATCAGTGCGGTCTGGAGGCAGCAGCCAGGTGTACTTCATGACGTTGAACAGGAACTGCATCATGAACTGGTGA